The proteins below are encoded in one region of Lolium rigidum isolate FL_2022 unplaced genomic scaffold, APGP_CSIRO_Lrig_0.1 contig_7407_1, whole genome shotgun sequence:
- the LOC124682244 gene encoding formin-like protein 5, which produces MYRIHNAFSRASPKEIVSASKSGFEEVEVASSVSSSEDTQEQPTSSTMVPKDAGHSILSALLTAAACVGAPTGATDPVQPNQAIRAVTYSRQPSPVSSQSPALHDLLPSRTSSATMVPPDAHVSTSARTTQPSNLTKQLLFPHIPIPFSQPTTADAAFASSAPPPLHPPFAIQHRQSTPLHQPLPLSSAPPLHPQHLQSARLLQLFPQSTVPPPIHHQHQQSDPLLQPFRESPAPPPLHPQHRQTPLVQPFALSSAPPLRPQHRQTGPLVQPFALSSAPPLRPQHQQSAPLLQHFAQPAAPPPLHPQHRQSDPLLQPFPQCSVPPPPYGALLLQPLPPPNPSPLLAPSASHGPILSRDRVRDALLNLVQNEDFIDMFYWELIKGQR; this is translated from the exons ATGTACAGGATACATAATGCATTTTCCAGGGCATCCCCAAAGGAAATAGTTTCTGCATCCAAAAG TGGTTTTGAAGAGGTGGAAGTTGCATCTTCTGTTTCTTCGTCTGAAGATACGCAAGAGCAGCCAACATCATCTACCATGGTACCCAAAGATGCTGGACATAGTATATTGTCAGCTTTGTTAACG GCAGCTGCATGCGTTGGTGCACCCACGGGTGCAACAGATCCAGTACAGCCAAATCAAGCTATCAGGGCGGTTACTTATTCTAGGCAGCCTAGTCCTGTTTCATCACAGTCTCCTGCCCTGCATGATCTTCTTCCTTCACGAACATCATCGGCTACCATGGTGCCCCCAGATGCTCATGTATCCACCAGTGCTCGTACCACTCAACCTTCTAATCTTACAAAACAATTACTCTTTCCTCACATTCCCATCCCATTTTCGCAACCAACAACAGCTGATGCTGCTTTTGCATCCTCTGCTCCGCCTCCACTTCATCCTCCTTTTGCCATTCAGCACCGGCAGAGTACTCCTTTGCACCAGCCCCTTCCATTATCctctgctcctccacttcatcctCAGCACCTGCAGAGTGCTCGCTTGCTCCAGCTCTTTCCACAATCCACTGTCCCCCCTCCAATTCATCATCAGCACCAGCAAAGTGATCCCTTGCTCCAGCCCTTTCGAGAATCCCCTGCTCCCCCTCCACTTCATCCTCAGCACCGGCAGACACCCTTGGTCCAGCCCTTTGCACTATCCTCTGCTCCTCCACTTCGTCCTCAGCACCGGCAGACTGGTCCCTTGGTCCAGCCCTTTGCACTATCCTCTGCTCCTCCACTTCGTCCTCAGCACCAGCAGAGTGCTCCCTTGCTCCAGCACTTTGCACAACCCGCTGCTCCCCCTCCACTTCATCCTCAGCACCGGCAGAGCGATCCCTTGCTCCAGCCCTTTCCACAATGCAGTGTTCCCCCTCCACCATATGGTGCATTGTTACTTCAGCCATTGCCACCGCCTAATCCTTCCCCGCTGCTTGCCCCGTCAGCGTCGCATGGCCCAATACTTTCAAGAGACAGAGTCAGGGATGCGTTGCTGAACCTTGTGCAG AATGAAGATTTCATCGATATGTTCTACTGGGAGCTTATAAAAGGGCAGCGGTAG
- the LOC124682246 gene encoding mRNA-decapping enzyme-like protein has product MARGGYGRRKVTPNLAADREGTRLLNLTVLRRLDPAVADILITAAHVTAYTFDTTNTQWSRKGVEGSLFVVKRNTQPRFQFVIMNRRNIENLVEDLLSSFEYQVQNPYIIYRNAADEVTGIWFYDPEECEEVAQLFSRIHNAFSRASPKEIVSSTKRYLKT; this is encoded by the exons ATGGCGCGGGGCGGCTACGGGAGGCGCAAGGTGACGCCGAACCTGGCGGCGGACCGGGAGGGCACGCGGCTGCTCAACCTCACCGTGCTGCGCCGCCTCGACCCCGCCGTCGCCGACATCCTCATCACCGCCGCGCACGTCACCGCCTACACCTTCGACACGACCAACACCCAATGG AGCCGGAAGGGCGTGGAGGGGTCGCTCTTCGTCGTCAAGAG GAATACCCAACCCAGATTCCAATTTGTCATCATGAATCGTCGAAATATAG AAAATCTGGTTGAAGATCTCTTGAGCAGTTTTGAATACCAGGTGCAAAATCCTTACATAATATACAGAAATGCTGCAGACGAAGTTACTGGAATTTGGTTCTATGATCCTGAGGAATGTGAAGAAGTGGCACAACTTTTCAGTAG GATACATAATGCATTTTCCAGGGCGTCCCCAAAGGAAATAGTTTCATCAACTAAAAGGTATTTGAAAACTTAA